From the genome of Vicia villosa cultivar HV-30 ecotype Madison, WI linkage group LG2, Vvil1.0, whole genome shotgun sequence, one region includes:
- the LOC131650910 gene encoding uncharacterized protein LOC131650910 — translation MPDDSLIWHFEANEEFSVRSSYHLCMKAKTDKSPGPSSAPDPRIWKDIWRASVNPRIRNFLWRVTKNILPTKDNLWRKEIQLERSVKWRYTQHLTNMHHDVPDWLAHNDLLYQNIRKDPIMLAVDSLRSVEEFNRWNPYWCAHKKLVVQTNYLAVNIHVLQVDAGVLPSGNVAYGCIFKDPNDKVILEACKKESLIVDPAVAEMLGIR, via the exons ATGCCGGATGATTCTTTGATTTGGCACTTTGAAGCTAACGAAGAGTTCTCGGTGAGATCCTCCTATCACTTGTGTATGAAGGCAAAGACGGACAAGTCTCCTGGCCCATCAAGCGCACCTGATCCAAGGATTTGGAAAGACATTTGGAGAGCTTCGGTTAACCCGAGGATCCGAAATTTCCTATGGAGGGTGACGAAGAACATTCTTCCTACCAAGGACAATCTGTGGAGGAAAGAGATTCAACTGGAAC GTTCTGTTAAGTGGAGATATACCCAGCATCTAACTAATATGCACCATGATGTTCCAGATTGGTTAGCTCATAACGATTTGCTATATCAGAACATTCGGAAAGATCCAATTATGTTAGCTGTGGATTCCTTGAGGAGTGTGGAAGAGTTTAATAGATGGAATCCATATTGGTGTGCCCATAAAAAGCTGGTAGTGCAGACGAATTATCTTGCGGTGAATATACATGTGTTACAGGTGGATGCAGGTGTTTTGCCATCTGGAAATGTGGCTTATGGCTGCATCTTTAAGGATCCTAATGACAAAGTTATCCTGGAAGCTTGCAAAAAGGAGTCATTGATTGTTGATCCCGCTGTAGCGGAGATGCTTGGAATACGCTGA
- the LOC131653313 gene encoding uncharacterized protein LOC131653313 isoform X1: MERKMHCAPQPKGNDSPKVSEAGKNSKSTTYQQQDKVTSLEVTKHSQGSSVSKINSDSRCAILTFLSVEPDGTWRILAVPVQCLNHINLASGINMDGLQLLFPPPAPLNRSKKDQCKGSRGQVPLSAYTAKSYERSYNGSNNVRRRCQNKVANKACKLKELPADSCAQSSVVSSSPSLSPHSSATVISSDKWMSNTYEDKSSKKSSRKRARKKQIKNQSSESGSNDREVRSEEYGCVSLTSETCSSNDVDTTAPEFSSSDDRFMKIDCERNEMNDKVNVMDAPKRCDPRIEEAVMSKAESRSQLHDKESKDIQDVELSCFNDTQDTLVLDSVSIGSKSDESVYGAHIGKQSNKASCGDEYFLGQGLTNGFRNNSEHNEEIRNGGQNCVVNDKRVQHKRTMSKSSSFNKFTGIQNGRTGKENSHSVWQKVQKNSSSECGGDLKKISTPSSQFISTTDKDTSAIKNSNSVVANVVSGGEVKKQAKSKAGRKSKGKTTDLVMKKGPCNYSRKGSNYNRTVLNDNMKGSIQQNDSSSISSQEINHQGTVMEFQTNGVKQESSEIVHNEQFHPVESDIQKNSQEPKNESIDIQSQVSCSDEQSQVSCNLLDDQVSQTLKEVSSADYYVQNHSSGSSQWKWIPVGKKDTGRTKSESEYSDEPTSKNFESENTLKPKTDSFSQNQDSSPNAVTCIGQIEGESHKLDEEISGTLAEHRDKHEVANHMIYECENQYIFENDSYRIAQAVNDTFRVQLACEVVHKATGGPVAEFERLLHFCSPVICRSLDSLRCLTCSQNYSVGTTLCRHEIPEVSLGCLWEWYEKHGSYGLEIRAWDYENPKTFGGVGHFPFRAYFVPSLSAIQLFKNRENRCVNSNANFPNCKVSEDSFTPINDGSNPYTESSTSGDLELLFEYFECEQPQQRRPLYERIQELIRGNVPIQSKTYGDTTKLDSINLQDLHPRSWYSVAWYPIYRIPDGNFRASFLTYHSLGHLVRRSSNSDSPTLDSCVVSPVVGLQSYNAQGECWFQLNHSALAAEMIGINPSIFLKERLRTLEETASLMARAVVNKGNQVCTNRHPDYEFFLSRRRY, from the exons ATG GAAAGGAAGATGCATTGTGCGCCTCAACCAAAAGGTAATGATAGTCCAAAAGTTTCAGAAGCAGGAAAGAATTCCAAATCAACAACATATCAGCAACAAGACAAAGTTACATCTCTGGAAGTCACAAAA CATTCTCAAGGATCTTCTGTTTCAAAGATCAACTCTGATAGTAG GTGTGCGATCCTTACATTCCTTAGTGTTGAGCCTGATGGAACCTGGAGAATTCTCGCCGTTCCAGTGCAGTGTCTCAATCACATTAACCTAGCTTCTGGAATTAATATGGATGGTCTGCAACTTCTTTTCCCTCCACCAGCTCCTCTAAACCGGTCGAAGAAAGATCAATGCAAGGGGTCTAGAGGACAGGTGCCTCTGAGTGCTTATACGGCCAAATCATATGAAAGAAGTTATAACGGTTCAAATAATGTTCGTCGTAGATGTCAAAATAAAGTAGCTAACAAAGCTTGTAAACTGAAAGAACTTCCTGCAGATTCTTGTGCGCAAAGTTCGGTAGTTAGTAGTAGCCCTAGCTTGTCACCTCATAGTTCTGCCACTGTTATTTCATCTGATAAGTGGATGAGTAACACTTACGAAGATAAGTCGTCGAAGAAAAGCTCGAGAAAAAGAGCAAGAAAGAAACAGATAAAGAACCAATCAAGTGAAAGTGGATCCAATGATAGAGAAGTTCGTTCGGAAGAATACGGGTGTGTAAGTTTGACTTCTGAAACTTGCAGCAGCAATGATGTGGATACAACTGCCCCGGAATTTTCATCTTCCGACGATAGGTTCATGAAAATTGATTGTGAAAGGAATGAgatgaatgacaaagtcaatgtTATGGATGCACCAAAACGCTGCGACCCTCGTATCGAGGAGGCAGTAATGTCAAAAGCTGAATCAAGGAGTCAGCTACATGATAAAGAATCAAAGGATATTCAAGACGTTGAGCTATCCTGTTTTAATGATACACAAGACACTTTAGTGTTGGATTCAGTTTCGATTGGTTCAAAAAGCGATGAAAGTGTCTATGGCGCTCATATAGGAAAACAGTCCAACAAGGCAAGTTGTGGAGATGAGTATTTTCTCGGTCAAGGCTTAACGAACGGTTTTCGCAATAACTCTGAACATAACGAGGAAATAAGGAACGGCGGTCAAAATTGCGTTGTCAATGATAAGAGAGTTCAGCATAAGAGAACGATGTCCAAGAGTTCAAGTTTCAACAAATTCACAGGCATTCAAAACGGTCGAACAGGGAAGGAAAACAGTCATTCTGTATGGCAAAAGGTTCAGAAGAATAGTTCGAGTGAATGTGGTggtgatttgaaaaaaataagcaCACCTTCGTCACAATTCATTTCCACTACTGACAAGGATACTTCAGCTATAAAAAACAGTAATTCTGTTGTTGCAAATGTTGTTTCAGGAGGAGAGGTTAAAAAACAAGCGAAAAGTAAAGCCGGTCGGAAATCAAAAGGGAAAACAACAGACTTGGTTATGAAAAAAGGACCCTGCAATTATTCTAGGAAGGGTTCCAATTATAACCGGACCGTGTTAAACGATAACATGAAGGGTAGTATTCAACAGAATGATTCTTCAAGTATCTCGTCTCAGGAAATTAATCATCAAGGAACGGTAATGGAGTTTCAGACCAATGGAGTTAAACAAGAATCATCTGAAATAGTTCATAATGAACAGTTTCATCCGGTGGAGTCCGATATCCAGAAAAATTCCCAGGAGCCAAAGAATGAAAGTATAGACATTCAATCTCAAGTTTCTTGTTCTGATGAGCAGTCTCAAGTTTCCTGTAATCTCTTAGATGATCAAGTTAGTCAAACATTGAAGGAAGTTTCTTCTGCTGATTACTACGTTCAAAACCACAGTTCTGGATCTTCACAATGGAAATGGATACCAGTTGGGAAAAAAGATACTGGAAGGACCAAATCTGAGTCAGAATATTCTGACGAACCAACTAGTAAAAATTTCGAATCGGAAAACACTCTCAAACCAAAAACTGATTCATTTTCTCAAAATCAGGATTCTTCACCAAATGCAGTTACATGCATTGGTCAGATCGAGGGTGAGAGTCATAAACTTGATGAGGAGATTTCAGGTACACTGGCCGAGCATAGGGACAAACATGAAGTAGCTAATCACATGATTTATGAATGTGAGAatcaatatatttttgaaaacgaTTCGTATAGAATTGCTCAAGCTGTGAATGATACCTTCAGGGTTCAATTAGCTTGTGAAGTAGTACACAAGGCGACTGGTGGACCGGTTGCAGAGTTTGAAAGACTACTTCATTTTTGCAGTCCTGTTATTTGTCGATCACTTGATTCACTCCGTTGTCTGACGTGTTCTCAAAACTACTCTGTTGGTACCACACTGTGCCGACATGAGATACCTGAAGTATCTTTGGGGTGCTTGTGGGAGTGGTATGAGAAACATGGTAGCTATGGGTTAGAGATAAGGGCTTGGGATTATGAAAATCCGAAGACATTCGGCGGTGTCGGTCATTTTCCATTTCGTGCCTATTTTGTCCCTTCTTTATCAGCGATTCAGCTGTTTAAGAACCGTGAAAATCGATGTGTGAACAGCAATGCAAACTTTCCAAATTGTAAGGTTTCTGAAGACTCCTTCACTCCTATCAATGATGGTTCTAATCCATATACCGAGTCTAGTACTTCTGGCGATTTAGAActtctttttgaatattttgaatGCGAACAACCTCAACAAAGACGACCTCTATATGAAAG GATACAGGAGCTGATTAGAGGTAACGTACCGATCCAATCCAAAACTTATGGGGACACAACTAAACTGGATTCAATAAACCTGCAAGATCTTCATCCTAGATCTTG GTACTCAGTTGCATGGTATCCTATTTACCGTATACCAGATGGCAACTTTCGTGCATCTTTTCTGACTTACCATTCACTTGGACATTTGGTTCGTAGAAGTTCAAATTCTGATTCGCCAACTCTAGATTCTTGCGTAGTTTCTCCAGTTGTAGGTCTTCAAAGTTACAATGCACAG GGTGAATGCTGGTTCCAGCTGAATCATTCTGCATTGGCGGCAGAAATGATAGGCATAAACCCTTCAATCTTTCTTAAAGAGCGATTGAGAACACTTGAAGAAACAGCGTCTCTTATGGCAAGAGCGGTTGTAAACAAAGGGAACCAAGTTTGCACAAACAGACATCCAGATTATGAGTTTTTTCTGTCTAGGCGGCGATATTGA
- the LOC131653313 gene encoding uncharacterized protein LOC131653313 isoform X2, with protein sequence MHCAPQPKGNDSPKVSEAGKNSKSTTYQQQDKVTSLEVTKHSQGSSVSKINSDSRCAILTFLSVEPDGTWRILAVPVQCLNHINLASGINMDGLQLLFPPPAPLNRSKKDQCKGSRGQVPLSAYTAKSYERSYNGSNNVRRRCQNKVANKACKLKELPADSCAQSSVVSSSPSLSPHSSATVISSDKWMSNTYEDKSSKKSSRKRARKKQIKNQSSESGSNDREVRSEEYGCVSLTSETCSSNDVDTTAPEFSSSDDRFMKIDCERNEMNDKVNVMDAPKRCDPRIEEAVMSKAESRSQLHDKESKDIQDVELSCFNDTQDTLVLDSVSIGSKSDESVYGAHIGKQSNKASCGDEYFLGQGLTNGFRNNSEHNEEIRNGGQNCVVNDKRVQHKRTMSKSSSFNKFTGIQNGRTGKENSHSVWQKVQKNSSSECGGDLKKISTPSSQFISTTDKDTSAIKNSNSVVANVVSGGEVKKQAKSKAGRKSKGKTTDLVMKKGPCNYSRKGSNYNRTVLNDNMKGSIQQNDSSSISSQEINHQGTVMEFQTNGVKQESSEIVHNEQFHPVESDIQKNSQEPKNESIDIQSQVSCSDEQSQVSCNLLDDQVSQTLKEVSSADYYVQNHSSGSSQWKWIPVGKKDTGRTKSESEYSDEPTSKNFESENTLKPKTDSFSQNQDSSPNAVTCIGQIEGESHKLDEEISGTLAEHRDKHEVANHMIYECENQYIFENDSYRIAQAVNDTFRVQLACEVVHKATGGPVAEFERLLHFCSPVICRSLDSLRCLTCSQNYSVGTTLCRHEIPEVSLGCLWEWYEKHGSYGLEIRAWDYENPKTFGGVGHFPFRAYFVPSLSAIQLFKNRENRCVNSNANFPNCKVSEDSFTPINDGSNPYTESSTSGDLELLFEYFECEQPQQRRPLYERIQELIRGNVPIQSKTYGDTTKLDSINLQDLHPRSWYSVAWYPIYRIPDGNFRASFLTYHSLGHLVRRSSNSDSPTLDSCVVSPVVGLQSYNAQGECWFQLNHSALAAEMIGINPSIFLKERLRTLEETASLMARAVVNKGNQVCTNRHPDYEFFLSRRRY encoded by the exons ATGCATTGTGCGCCTCAACCAAAAGGTAATGATAGTCCAAAAGTTTCAGAAGCAGGAAAGAATTCCAAATCAACAACATATCAGCAACAAGACAAAGTTACATCTCTGGAAGTCACAAAA CATTCTCAAGGATCTTCTGTTTCAAAGATCAACTCTGATAGTAG GTGTGCGATCCTTACATTCCTTAGTGTTGAGCCTGATGGAACCTGGAGAATTCTCGCCGTTCCAGTGCAGTGTCTCAATCACATTAACCTAGCTTCTGGAATTAATATGGATGGTCTGCAACTTCTTTTCCCTCCACCAGCTCCTCTAAACCGGTCGAAGAAAGATCAATGCAAGGGGTCTAGAGGACAGGTGCCTCTGAGTGCTTATACGGCCAAATCATATGAAAGAAGTTATAACGGTTCAAATAATGTTCGTCGTAGATGTCAAAATAAAGTAGCTAACAAAGCTTGTAAACTGAAAGAACTTCCTGCAGATTCTTGTGCGCAAAGTTCGGTAGTTAGTAGTAGCCCTAGCTTGTCACCTCATAGTTCTGCCACTGTTATTTCATCTGATAAGTGGATGAGTAACACTTACGAAGATAAGTCGTCGAAGAAAAGCTCGAGAAAAAGAGCAAGAAAGAAACAGATAAAGAACCAATCAAGTGAAAGTGGATCCAATGATAGAGAAGTTCGTTCGGAAGAATACGGGTGTGTAAGTTTGACTTCTGAAACTTGCAGCAGCAATGATGTGGATACAACTGCCCCGGAATTTTCATCTTCCGACGATAGGTTCATGAAAATTGATTGTGAAAGGAATGAgatgaatgacaaagtcaatgtTATGGATGCACCAAAACGCTGCGACCCTCGTATCGAGGAGGCAGTAATGTCAAAAGCTGAATCAAGGAGTCAGCTACATGATAAAGAATCAAAGGATATTCAAGACGTTGAGCTATCCTGTTTTAATGATACACAAGACACTTTAGTGTTGGATTCAGTTTCGATTGGTTCAAAAAGCGATGAAAGTGTCTATGGCGCTCATATAGGAAAACAGTCCAACAAGGCAAGTTGTGGAGATGAGTATTTTCTCGGTCAAGGCTTAACGAACGGTTTTCGCAATAACTCTGAACATAACGAGGAAATAAGGAACGGCGGTCAAAATTGCGTTGTCAATGATAAGAGAGTTCAGCATAAGAGAACGATGTCCAAGAGTTCAAGTTTCAACAAATTCACAGGCATTCAAAACGGTCGAACAGGGAAGGAAAACAGTCATTCTGTATGGCAAAAGGTTCAGAAGAATAGTTCGAGTGAATGTGGTggtgatttgaaaaaaataagcaCACCTTCGTCACAATTCATTTCCACTACTGACAAGGATACTTCAGCTATAAAAAACAGTAATTCTGTTGTTGCAAATGTTGTTTCAGGAGGAGAGGTTAAAAAACAAGCGAAAAGTAAAGCCGGTCGGAAATCAAAAGGGAAAACAACAGACTTGGTTATGAAAAAAGGACCCTGCAATTATTCTAGGAAGGGTTCCAATTATAACCGGACCGTGTTAAACGATAACATGAAGGGTAGTATTCAACAGAATGATTCTTCAAGTATCTCGTCTCAGGAAATTAATCATCAAGGAACGGTAATGGAGTTTCAGACCAATGGAGTTAAACAAGAATCATCTGAAATAGTTCATAATGAACAGTTTCATCCGGTGGAGTCCGATATCCAGAAAAATTCCCAGGAGCCAAAGAATGAAAGTATAGACATTCAATCTCAAGTTTCTTGTTCTGATGAGCAGTCTCAAGTTTCCTGTAATCTCTTAGATGATCAAGTTAGTCAAACATTGAAGGAAGTTTCTTCTGCTGATTACTACGTTCAAAACCACAGTTCTGGATCTTCACAATGGAAATGGATACCAGTTGGGAAAAAAGATACTGGAAGGACCAAATCTGAGTCAGAATATTCTGACGAACCAACTAGTAAAAATTTCGAATCGGAAAACACTCTCAAACCAAAAACTGATTCATTTTCTCAAAATCAGGATTCTTCACCAAATGCAGTTACATGCATTGGTCAGATCGAGGGTGAGAGTCATAAACTTGATGAGGAGATTTCAGGTACACTGGCCGAGCATAGGGACAAACATGAAGTAGCTAATCACATGATTTATGAATGTGAGAatcaatatatttttgaaaacgaTTCGTATAGAATTGCTCAAGCTGTGAATGATACCTTCAGGGTTCAATTAGCTTGTGAAGTAGTACACAAGGCGACTGGTGGACCGGTTGCAGAGTTTGAAAGACTACTTCATTTTTGCAGTCCTGTTATTTGTCGATCACTTGATTCACTCCGTTGTCTGACGTGTTCTCAAAACTACTCTGTTGGTACCACACTGTGCCGACATGAGATACCTGAAGTATCTTTGGGGTGCTTGTGGGAGTGGTATGAGAAACATGGTAGCTATGGGTTAGAGATAAGGGCTTGGGATTATGAAAATCCGAAGACATTCGGCGGTGTCGGTCATTTTCCATTTCGTGCCTATTTTGTCCCTTCTTTATCAGCGATTCAGCTGTTTAAGAACCGTGAAAATCGATGTGTGAACAGCAATGCAAACTTTCCAAATTGTAAGGTTTCTGAAGACTCCTTCACTCCTATCAATGATGGTTCTAATCCATATACCGAGTCTAGTACTTCTGGCGATTTAGAActtctttttgaatattttgaatGCGAACAACCTCAACAAAGACGACCTCTATATGAAAG GATACAGGAGCTGATTAGAGGTAACGTACCGATCCAATCCAAAACTTATGGGGACACAACTAAACTGGATTCAATAAACCTGCAAGATCTTCATCCTAGATCTTG GTACTCAGTTGCATGGTATCCTATTTACCGTATACCAGATGGCAACTTTCGTGCATCTTTTCTGACTTACCATTCACTTGGACATTTGGTTCGTAGAAGTTCAAATTCTGATTCGCCAACTCTAGATTCTTGCGTAGTTTCTCCAGTTGTAGGTCTTCAAAGTTACAATGCACAG GGTGAATGCTGGTTCCAGCTGAATCATTCTGCATTGGCGGCAGAAATGATAGGCATAAACCCTTCAATCTTTCTTAAAGAGCGATTGAGAACACTTGAAGAAACAGCGTCTCTTATGGCAAGAGCGGTTGTAAACAAAGGGAACCAAGTTTGCACAAACAGACATCCAGATTATGAGTTTTTTCTGTCTAGGCGGCGATATTGA